One genomic region from Deltaproteobacteria bacterium encodes:
- the rnpA gene encoding ribonuclease P protein component: protein MRGQKSLSAFSFKKTDRILKRPHFVMLSKFGRKIHRNCFVVNCCRNSLGKSRLGITVSKKVGCAVTRNRIKRLVREYFRLNSVLIGRAYDMSVIARRGAADLSSQEISQTLETLFCEISKDCSNEAVIVVAH, encoded by the coding sequence ATGAGAGGGCAGAAGAGCTTGAGCGCTTTTTCCTTCAAGAAAACAGACAGGATCTTGAAAAGGCCTCACTTTGTGATGTTGTCTAAGTTCGGCAGAAAAATTCATAGAAATTGTTTTGTCGTCAATTGTTGCCGAAATAGCCTTGGAAAATCGCGCTTGGGAATCACGGTCAGCAAGAAGGTTGGGTGTGCAGTGACACGGAATCGCATCAAGCGCCTGGTGCGTGAGTATTTTCGTTTGAATTCAGTTCTGATCGGCAGAGCTTACGATATGAGTGTCATAGCAAGAAGAGGCGCTGCTGATCTGTCATCCCAGGAAATCAGCCAGACGCTGGAAACATTATTTTGTGAGATTTCAAAGGATTGTAGTAATGAAGCTGTTATTGTTGTCGCTCATTAA
- the yidD gene encoding membrane protein insertion efficiency factor YidD, translating into MKLLLLSLIKTYQYVLSPVFTPACRFHPTCSAYAYEAVERHGVMRGSWMTVKRILRCHPFCPGGFDPVP; encoded by the coding sequence ATGAAGCTGTTATTGTTGTCGCTCATTAAGACCTATCAATATGTCCTTTCGCCAGTCTTCACACCAGCATGTCGCTTCCATCCAACGTGTTCCGCATACGCGTACGAGGCTGTTGAACGCCACGGTGTTATGCGGGGCTCTTGGATGACCGTGAAAAGGATCTTGCGGTGCCACCCCTTTTGTCCCGGCGGGTTTGATCCTGTTCCATAG
- the yidC gene encoding membrane protein insertase YidC yields MELRMLLAIVLSFLLFFVYQVFFAKEVPVREQEPSRKEETAKQLIPAEDERVRVLGEKPPVEEGVISKKQRPGRTITVSTGLYVAELVERGGSFKDFRLRKYKETLAPDAPMKQLIQLPGDQGFTPVVSFQGKALEGLGHAVFEATSNADAINAAEASKDVSFTWTSRDGVTILKTYSFIPDSYEVGLEVKVRNLASRPIEDKLSLSLRNNLKEIGASRYTFSGPAALINGELEEIKTKKIASEGSYSGRIAWVACEDQYFVSAIMPQDVSEANMRLSLASDEILETTYVDPAGPVASQTERTYRYKLYFGPKSLEALDRVGSELGKILDFGFFDIIAKPLLHAMNYMHRLIPSYGIAIIIITIIVKLLFWPLSNKSYKSMSQMKRLQPKMKEIRAKYKDDKKMMNQELMNLYKVYKVNPLGGCLPMIFQIPVFFAFYKMLYQAIELRHAPFFLWINDLSAPDRLFDFGFKIPMMAPPYGIPVLTIIMGASMFLQQKMSPPPGDPTQAKMMMFMPIFFTFIFINFPSGLVLYWLVNNILSMAQQYYVTKKMA; encoded by the coding sequence ATGGAACTTCGAATGTTGTTGGCTATCGTTTTGTCGTTCTTGCTGTTCTTTGTTTATCAGGTGTTCTTTGCGAAGGAGGTTCCGGTACGCGAGCAGGAACCATCCAGAAAGGAAGAAACGGCAAAGCAACTCATCCCTGCAGAGGATGAGCGGGTACGGGTTTTGGGAGAAAAGCCTCCGGTTGAGGAAGGTGTCATCTCGAAGAAGCAGCGCCCCGGGCGGACGATTACCGTGTCGACAGGGCTCTATGTGGCAGAGCTTGTCGAACGCGGGGGATCATTCAAGGATTTTAGGCTTAGGAAGTACAAAGAAACCCTGGCGCCCGATGCCCCAATGAAGCAACTGATTCAATTGCCTGGTGACCAGGGATTTACACCGGTGGTTTCGTTCCAGGGTAAGGCTTTGGAGGGATTAGGGCATGCGGTTTTCGAGGCAACAAGCAATGCCGATGCCATAAATGCTGCTGAGGCAAGCAAGGACGTAAGCTTTACGTGGACATCTCGTGACGGCGTTACCATTCTCAAAACGTATTCTTTTATTCCAGACAGTTATGAAGTTGGGTTGGAGGTTAAGGTCCGAAATCTTGCGTCAAGACCCATTGAGGACAAGCTGAGCCTTTCTTTGCGAAACAACCTCAAGGAGATAGGGGCTTCCAGGTATACCTTTTCGGGTCCGGCCGCCTTGATCAACGGAGAACTTGAGGAAATCAAGACTAAGAAGATCGCCAGTGAAGGCTCGTACTCTGGCCGCATAGCATGGGTCGCTTGCGAGGACCAGTATTTTGTGTCGGCAATCATGCCCCAGGATGTTTCAGAAGCGAACATGAGGCTATCCCTGGCATCAGATGAAATCCTTGAGACCACCTACGTGGATCCTGCAGGACCTGTGGCGTCGCAGACCGAAAGAACCTACCGGTATAAGCTCTACTTCGGTCCTAAGAGCCTTGAAGCCCTGGACCGTGTAGGATCAGAACTTGGCAAAATTCTCGATTTCGGGTTTTTTGACATAATCGCCAAACCATTGCTCCATGCCATGAATTACATGCATCGCTTAATACCCAGCTACGGGATCGCCATTATTATCATAACCATTATTGTCAAGCTCCTCTTCTGGCCGTTAAGCAACAAGAGCTACAAATCCATGAGCCAGATGAAGAGGTTACAGCCCAAAATGAAAGAGATCCGGGCCAAGTACAAAGATGATAAGAAGATGATGAACCAGGAATTGATGAACCTCTACAAGGTCTATAAGGTAAACCCATTGGGTGGGTGCTTGCCAATGATTTTCCAGATACCGGTATTCTTTGCATTTTACAAAATGTTGTACCAGGCTATTGAGCTAAGGCACGCCCCGTTCTTTCTGTGGATAAACGATTTGTCGGCGCCCGATCGCTTGTTTGATTTTGGTTTCAAAATACCGATGATGGCCCCACCCTACGGGATACCGGTCTTGACTATTATTATGGGGGCTTCCATGTTTTTGCAGCAGAAGATGTCCCCGCCGCCGGGGGACCCAACGCAGGCCAAGATGATGATGTTTATGCCGATCTTTTTTACGTTCATATTCATAAACTTTCCATCAGGGCTTGTCTTGTACTGGCTGGTAAACAACATTCTCTCAATGGCTCAGCAGTATTATGTCACCAAGAAAATGGCTTGA
- a CDS encoding Jag N-terminal domain-containing protein, translating to MESEYEFEGKTKEEAVRKACEKLGLPEDQLEIDVISYGSTGIFGLVGVKKARIKVVVPQEAHVEIEEPSRAQEHVEERSRAEEYVEEPSRAEEHVDVAEVARNTLEKIVSFIVEDATVTVEANAERMKLTVEGGNSAILIGKHGRTLDALQYIVQKVVHKEKKTRMRISVDVEGYRDRRKTSLTQLALRLGEKVKRSGKPATINPMNAYDRRIVHVALKDETEIRTQSMGTGLLRKLVIYPQRKQRQRPSA from the coding sequence ATGGAGTCTGAATATGAGTTTGAGGGCAAGACCAAAGAAGAAGCTGTAAGAAAGGCATGTGAAAAACTGGGGCTCCCGGAGGATCAACTTGAAATAGATGTGATTTCTTATGGTTCTACCGGAATATTCGGGCTGGTTGGTGTAAAAAAGGCGAGAATAAAGGTTGTCGTGCCCCAAGAGGCACATGTCGAAATCGAAGAACCGTCAAGAGCACAGGAGCATGTCGAGGAACGCTCAAGAGCGGAAGAGTATGTCGAGGAACCGTCGCGAGCTGAGGAGCACGTGGACGTGGCTGAGGTGGCGAGGAACACCCTGGAGAAAATCGTTTCATTCATAGTTGAGGATGCCACTGTCACGGTAGAGGCTAATGCTGAGAGAATGAAGCTGACTGTGGAAGGAGGCAATTCGGCAATCCTTATCGGAAAACACGGCAGGACCCTCGACGCTCTGCAGTACATTGTTCAAAAGGTTGTGCATAAGGAGAAGAAAACCAGAATGCGTATCTCCGTCGATGTGGAAGGGTATCGCGACAGGAGAAAGACATCATTGACACAGCTCGCTTTGCGTTTGGGGGAAAAGGTCAAGCGGTCTGGAAAACCCGCCACCATCAACCCAATGAATGCCTACGACAGAAGAATTGTCCATGTTGCCCTAAAAGACGAGACCGAGATTCGGACCCAGAGTATGGGTACAGGATTACTCAGAAAGCTGGTCATCTACCCGCAGAGAAAGCAGAGACAACGCCCATCAGCGTAG
- the mnmE gene encoding tRNA uridine-5-carboxymethylaminomethyl(34) synthesis GTPase MnmE produces MDVDTIAAVATPPGTGGIGIVKISGPRATSLVLPLLRPRRDPSRLKSHHLYHGYVIDPETEKAVDEVLYTVMKAPRTYTREDVVEIQAHGSRYGLYSILELVLKQGIRMAEPGEFTKRAFLNGRIDLTEAEAVVELISAQTKEGVDLASRQLKGHLHGAIEAIQKPIETMLVEVEAAIDFPEDLEEIIQPEAFARRTDQEVIGPLEELLAHYEEGHVYREGISAIIIGRPNVGKSSLMNRLLKKERSIVTTTPGTTRDFIEETVNIKGIPLRLIDTAGLHHTDDALEAMGIRFTRERLDEADIVLFMVDCSVAVTPEDLKIHQLVKDRKAILVVNKTDLKPHRPVPEIIKQFPGLPQVEVSALYNEGLEELKTAVFSVVMKQRRPPELPRIVPNLRHKLAIEKALTASKTAAGGFRSGQPAEIVAIDLKEALDALGEVIGMTTTEDILDQIFNRFCIGK; encoded by the coding sequence ATGGATGTCGATACCATAGCTGCCGTTGCGACACCTCCCGGCACCGGTGGGATCGGTATCGTCAAGATTTCCGGACCAAGGGCCACATCCTTGGTCCTTCCCCTCCTTCGGCCACGCAGAGATCCTTCGCGCCTGAAATCTCACCACCTGTACCACGGGTACGTCATTGATCCAGAGACCGAAAAAGCGGTCGATGAAGTGCTCTACACCGTTATGAAGGCCCCCCGCACATACACCAGGGAGGACGTGGTGGAAATCCAGGCCCATGGGAGCAGGTACGGACTCTATTCAATCCTGGAGTTGGTGTTAAAGCAAGGAATCCGTATGGCAGAACCAGGGGAGTTTACCAAACGCGCCTTCCTGAATGGTCGCATTGATCTGACAGAGGCCGAGGCGGTAGTTGAGTTAATCTCCGCGCAAACCAAGGAGGGTGTTGATTTGGCTTCCCGGCAGTTGAAGGGCCATCTGCACGGGGCCATAGAAGCGATTCAGAAGCCCATCGAGACCATGCTGGTAGAAGTCGAGGCGGCCATTGATTTTCCAGAGGACTTGGAAGAGATCATCCAGCCAGAGGCTTTTGCCCGAAGGACGGATCAGGAGGTGATAGGTCCCCTGGAGGAACTCCTGGCTCATTACGAGGAGGGACATGTCTACCGGGAGGGGATTTCGGCCATCATAATTGGACGTCCCAATGTTGGAAAGTCGAGCTTGATGAATCGACTTCTTAAAAAAGAACGTTCGATTGTCACGACCACTCCGGGAACCACGCGTGATTTTATCGAAGAGACGGTCAACATCAAAGGTATCCCCTTGAGACTCATAGACACGGCAGGTCTTCACCATACGGATGATGCCCTTGAAGCCATGGGGATCCGGTTCACAAGAGAGCGACTGGACGAAGCGGATATTGTGCTTTTTATGGTGGATTGCAGTGTGGCAGTGACCCCAGAAGATCTAAAGATCCATCAACTGGTCAAGGACCGCAAGGCTATTTTGGTGGTCAACAAAACCGACCTAAAACCTCACAGGCCCGTACCGGAGATAATCAAACAGTTTCCTGGACTCCCGCAGGTTGAGGTATCGGCCTTGTACAATGAGGGGCTTGAAGAATTGAAGACTGCTGTTTTTTCGGTCGTGATGAAACAAAGACGGCCTCCTGAGCTTCCCCGTATCGTTCCGAATCTTCGCCACAAGCTGGCTATTGAGAAGGCATTGACCGCCTCAAAGACTGCCGCAGGTGGTTTTAGAAGCGGACAACCTGCCGAGATTGTGGCTATCGACCTAAAAGAGGCGCTTGACGCCCTTGGTGAAGTCATCGGCATGACCACCACAGAGGACATCTTGGATCAGATCTTCAATAGATTTTGCATAGGTAAGTGA
- a CDS encoding TetR/AcrR family transcriptional regulator translates to MKEEKVESILDTAKKMFGRYGLQKTTLDEIARMARVAKATIYNYFGSKDQVYLEVLRREIDDVIKKESASVDKVVSPADKLRTLARAKFRHMKEAINILNLDREGIDRLLPKTAAIRDSLFEREVEIIHSILNRGVKEGVFRVRDVLLAAQAIGYAMKGFELNWLVLESDKQIEDYLDGLNEIIFKGILVERPVE, encoded by the coding sequence ATGAAAGAGGAAAAGGTGGAATCAATACTCGATACTGCCAAGAAGATGTTTGGCCGGTATGGTCTTCAGAAAACCACCTTGGACGAAATAGCGCGCATGGCCCGGGTTGCCAAGGCGACCATATACAACTACTTCGGGAGTAAAGATCAGGTCTATCTAGAGGTGCTTCGCCGGGAAATTGATGATGTGATCAAGAAAGAGTCAGCCTCTGTTGACAAGGTGGTATCCCCTGCGGACAAACTCCGGACCCTTGCACGAGCAAAGTTCCGTCACATGAAGGAGGCGATCAACATCCTCAATCTCGACAGGGAAGGGATCGATAGGCTGTTGCCGAAAACCGCGGCAATACGCGATAGCCTTTTTGAAAGGGAAGTTGAAATTATTCACTCTATTCTCAATCGTGGTGTAAAAGAAGGAGTTTTTAGAGTCAGAGACGTTTTGTTGGCAGCCCAGGCCATTGGTTACGCCATGAAGGGGTTTGAGTTAAACTGGCTGGTACTGGAGAGCGACAAACAGATAGAAGATTATTTGGACGGGCTAAACGAGATCATCTTCAAGGGGATACTGGTTGAAAGACCAGTAGAATGA
- a CDS encoding polyhydroxyalkanoate synthesis regulator — MFDSLKKTMLTGVGLAGLAKDKIEKLARELAKKGKLSEEEGKKIVDDLSKKSEKAKKDLEAQIEKVVKNTMKKMNLATREDILKLTERIKKLDQALKEKGSQD, encoded by the coding sequence ATGTTTGATTCGCTTAAGAAGACCATGCTGACAGGGGTAGGGTTGGCCGGTTTGGCCAAGGACAAGATCGAAAAATTGGCCAGGGAGCTGGCAAAAAAGGGAAAGCTTTCGGAAGAAGAGGGGAAGAAAATAGTCGATGACCTTTCGAAGAAATCAGAGAAGGCGAAGAAGGATCTGGAGGCGCAGATAGAAAAGGTAGTAAAGAATACCATGAAGAAGATGAATCTTGCCACCAGAGAAGATATCCTCAAGCTCACGGAACGTATAAAGAAACTTGATCAGGCCTTGAAAGAGAAAGGCTCGCAGGACTAG
- a CDS encoding AarF/ABC1/UbiB kinase family protein, translating to MLSIRKIGLIRRGYRHLNRYRQILAVFFKYGFGDLVEVLKIEQYLEVGLQMISRKRREQVERLTRSERVRMAMEELGPTFVKLGQILSTRPDLIPVEFVREFSKLQDHVPAFAYEEVKQIVEGELGGAIEDVFEAFEETPLAAASIGQVHRARLKDGEDVVVKVQRPAIRKTIEVDLEIMLHLASLMERHVEEGEFHRPTGIVDEFARAIEKEIDYTIEASHIERFARQFQDDMSVYVPKVFREASTGRVLTMEYVDGIKASEVDRIDQEGLDRKILTARGADLILKQIFDYGFFHADPHPGNIFFLPDNVICYLDYGMMGRIDRQTRENFADLVYGFARRDESKTTHALLKLAQYDEEPDLPSLERDVADFMGQHLYKPLKDLEMGKLLQQLLELIAHHRLHIPQNLFLMLKALTTVEGVGLSLDPDFDMMQRTTPFIKHVRTARMHPKRLAGDMLESGADFLRLLQVIPGELREIMKQLKQGKAKIEFQHRGLEPMLTTHDQISNRIAFSIIIAALLIGSSLIVLSKTPPFMFGIPVFGILGFVGAAVMGMWLLIAILKKGRL from the coding sequence ATGCTAAGTATCAGAAAAATAGGGCTGATACGTCGTGGTTATCGCCATTTGAACCGTTACCGGCAGATTCTTGCTGTCTTTTTCAAGTACGGCTTCGGGGATCTTGTTGAAGTGCTCAAGATCGAGCAATATCTGGAAGTCGGTCTTCAGATGATCTCCAGGAAGAGGCGGGAGCAGGTGGAAAGACTCACCAGGTCTGAGAGAGTTCGAATGGCAATGGAAGAACTCGGGCCCACGTTTGTCAAGCTGGGCCAAATTCTATCCACCCGGCCGGACCTGATTCCAGTAGAGTTCGTTCGGGAATTCTCAAAGCTCCAGGACCATGTTCCCGCCTTTGCGTATGAGGAGGTGAAGCAGATCGTTGAAGGGGAGCTTGGTGGAGCAATTGAAGACGTGTTTGAGGCGTTTGAAGAGACGCCGCTGGCGGCAGCCTCCATCGGCCAGGTTCACAGGGCCCGGTTGAAGGATGGCGAAGACGTTGTGGTCAAGGTTCAGCGGCCCGCTATCCGCAAGACCATTGAGGTCGATCTGGAGATCATGCTTCATCTGGCCTCGCTCATGGAGCGACATGTTGAGGAAGGAGAGTTTCACCGTCCCACCGGTATTGTGGACGAATTTGCCCGCGCCATCGAAAAGGAGATCGATTACACGATTGAGGCCTCTCACATAGAGCGCTTTGCCAGGCAGTTTCAAGACGATATGTCCGTCTATGTCCCGAAGGTCTTTCGTGAAGCTAGCACAGGACGAGTGCTTACCATGGAGTATGTTGACGGCATCAAGGCCTCGGAGGTTGATCGCATAGACCAAGAGGGATTGGATCGAAAGATCCTTACGGCCCGTGGCGCTGACTTGATTCTTAAACAGATATTCGATTACGGCTTTTTCCATGCCGACCCGCATCCGGGAAACATCTTTTTCCTCCCTGACAATGTGATCTGTTATCTGGATTACGGAATGATGGGACGCATTGACCGGCAGACCCGGGAGAATTTTGCCGATCTTGTTTACGGTTTTGCCCGCCGTGACGAATCCAAAACCACGCATGCACTTCTCAAACTTGCCCAGTATGATGAGGAACCGGATCTGCCCAGCCTGGAAAGAGATGTGGCTGATTTCATGGGGCAACACCTCTACAAACCCTTAAAGGATTTGGAGATGGGAAAGCTCCTTCAGCAACTTCTGGAACTGATTGCCCACCATCGCCTACACATCCCGCAGAACCTGTTTCTCATGCTGAAAGCATTAACCACTGTGGAAGGAGTTGGCCTGTCACTCGATCCTGATTTTGATATGATGCAAAGGACTACCCCGTTTATCAAGCATGTCAGGACAGCGCGGATGCATCCCAAACGGCTTGCGGGCGACATGCTCGAATCCGGCGCAGACTTCTTGCGCCTTCTGCAGGTGATTCCGGGTGAGCTTCGTGAGATCATGAAGCAGTTGAAGCAGGGCAAGGCCAAGATCGAATTTCAGCACCGGGGGCTTGAACCGATGCTCACAACCCACGATCAGATCAGCAATCGGATTGCATTTTCTATAATCATTGCAGCCCTTCTTATCGGTTCGTCCCTGATCGTTCTTTCCAAAACGCCCCCATTCATGTTCGGCATCCCGGTCTTCGGCATCCTCGGTTTTGTGGGCGCCGCCGTGATGGGCATGTGGCTTCTCATAGCTATATTAAAAAAGGGGAGGCTCTAG